The Bacillus vallismortis genome window below encodes:
- the spoVT gene encoding stage V sporulation protein T — MKATGIVRRIDDLGRVVIPKEIRRTLRIREGDPLEIFVDRDGEVILKKYSPISELGDFAKEYADALYDSLGHSVLICDRDVYISVSGSSKKDYLNKPISEMLEKTMDQRSSVLESDAKTVQLVNGIDEDMNSYTVCPIVANGDPIGAVIIFSKDQTMGEVEHKAVETAAGFLARQMEQ; from the coding sequence ATGAAAGCAACCGGTATCGTACGTCGTATTGATGACTTAGGTCGGGTCGTGATTCCTAAAGAAATTCGCAGAACTCTGAGAATCAGGGAAGGCGATCCGCTTGAGATTTTTGTAGATCGTGACGGAGAAGTCATTTTGAAAAAGTACTCTCCGATCAGTGAGCTTGGAGACTTTGCAAAGGAGTATGCAGACGCGCTTTATGACAGTCTCGGACATTCAGTACTGATTTGTGACCGTGATGTCTATATTTCCGTGTCCGGCAGCTCGAAAAAAGACTACTTAAACAAGCCGATCAGTGAAATGCTGGAAAAAACAATGGATCAGCGCAGTTCCGTGCTTGAGAGTGATGCTAAAACAGTACAGCTTGTTAATGGCATAGATGAGGACATGAATTCTTACACTGTCTGCCCGATTGTGGCGAATGGTGATCCGATAGGCGCCGTGATTATTTTTTCAAAGGATCAGACAATGGGCGAAGTAGAGCATAAAGCCGTTGAGACAGCAGCTGGATTTTTGGCGCGACAAATGGAACAGTAG
- a CDS encoding oligosaccharide flippase family protein: MDDSIGVKRHWIWQGAVVLILAGVISKILSAVYRVPFQNIVGDVGFYIYQQVYPFLGIAVMLSTSGFPVIISKLMNDYSEKSHHTILKISALFLSLIGILLFLCLYMGAALIALFMGDSHLAVLIQVTAFSFLLFPFVALLRGGFQGRHDMLPSALSQMTEQLLRVAVLLGLSFWLVKKGASLYTVGAAAASGSLAGSLVALIILGFFWFKMKRGKQTGSQNENVITTKELVKKLLLYSITICISSLLLLLIQLVDALNLYALLSGGEASEEAKRLKGIYDRGQPLLQLGSVFAVSIATSLVPYISKAVKNKELKIMKEKAASSLKLCLVLGTGASVGLICILEPVNIMLFQNGEGTAALQVFSCSILFASLAVTAAAVLQGAGYTVFPAIAVGAGVAVKWVLNTLLVPRYGIEGASLATAASFAAVAALNLYLLRQKEWLGKLRGVTIPIIGSALLMSAVLLVYMRLWTFLIPATGRGAAAIESLSAVAIGGAAFICCMMKLGIFTDEELNSVPFGSKLSKIRRRREQNGG; the protein is encoded by the coding sequence ATGGACGATTCAATAGGCGTCAAACGGCATTGGATTTGGCAGGGGGCTGTTGTTTTAATTCTGGCAGGCGTCATCTCAAAAATATTAAGCGCCGTTTACAGAGTCCCGTTTCAAAACATTGTCGGCGATGTTGGATTTTATATATATCAGCAGGTATATCCCTTTCTTGGTATTGCGGTCATGCTGTCAACATCAGGATTTCCGGTCATTATTTCGAAACTGATGAATGATTATAGTGAAAAAAGCCATCACACCATATTAAAAATATCAGCGTTGTTTTTATCTTTAATCGGTATTTTATTATTTCTTTGCTTATATATGGGTGCTGCTCTAATCGCACTTTTTATGGGAGATTCACATCTCGCCGTGTTAATTCAAGTGACTGCGTTTTCATTTTTGCTGTTCCCGTTTGTCGCGTTGCTTAGAGGCGGTTTTCAAGGGCGGCACGACATGCTCCCTTCAGCCTTATCGCAGATGACAGAGCAGTTACTGCGGGTTGCGGTACTTCTGGGCTTATCATTTTGGCTCGTCAAAAAGGGAGCCTCGCTTTATACTGTCGGAGCGGCAGCCGCTTCCGGGTCTCTTGCCGGAAGTTTAGTTGCATTGATCATACTTGGATTTTTTTGGTTCAAAATGAAAAGAGGCAAACAAACGGGTAGCCAAAATGAAAATGTCATAACAACAAAAGAATTGGTAAAAAAACTGCTTTTATATTCTATTACCATTTGTATAAGCAGTTTGCTCCTTTTGTTGATCCAGCTTGTCGATGCGTTGAATTTATATGCTTTGCTTTCGGGCGGTGAGGCAAGCGAAGAAGCAAAACGCCTAAAGGGGATTTATGATCGGGGGCAGCCTTTGCTGCAGCTCGGTTCGGTTTTCGCGGTGAGCATAGCGACATCACTCGTTCCGTATATTTCCAAGGCCGTAAAGAACAAAGAGCTTAAGATCATGAAAGAAAAAGCCGCGTCATCTTTAAAATTGTGTCTTGTGCTGGGTACAGGCGCGTCGGTTGGATTGATTTGCATTCTTGAGCCGGTCAACATCATGCTGTTTCAAAATGGTGAAGGGACAGCTGCGTTACAAGTATTTAGCTGCTCCATTTTGTTTGCATCCTTGGCGGTCACGGCAGCCGCAGTTTTGCAAGGCGCGGGATACACAGTTTTTCCTGCGATAGCGGTGGGCGCAGGTGTGGCAGTGAAATGGGTGTTAAATACTCTTTTGGTTCCGCGCTATGGGATTGAAGGTGCATCACTTGCGACAGCGGCTTCTTTTGCGGCTGTCGCCGCTCTTAACTTGTATCTGCTTCGGCAAAAGGAATGGCTCGGTAAGCTGAGAGGCGTTACGATTCCGATCATTGGATCCGCCCTTTTGATGTCGGCTGTCTTGCTTGTATATATGCGTCTCTGGACTTTCTTGATTCCTGCAACAGGAAGAGGAGCGGCTGCGATTGAAAGTCTGTCTGCTGTCGCCATTGGTGGCGCGGCGTTTATTTGTTGTATGATGAAGTTGGGAATATTTACAGATGAAGAGCTGAACAGTGTGCCTTTTGGCAGTAAGTTAAGCAAAATCAGGAGAAGGAGAGAACAAAATGGCGGGTAA
- the mazG gene encoding nucleoside triphosphate pyrophosphohydrolase → MAGNITVVGLGAGDMDQLTIGIHKLLTKADTLYVRTKDHPLIQELEKDTKNILFFDDIYEKHDQFDAVYEEIADILFEAAQEEDVVYAVPGHPFVAEKTVQLLTDRQEEKNVQVKVAGGQSFLDATFNALQIDPIEGFQFVDAGTLSADELELRHHLIICQVYDQMTASEVKLTLMEKLPDDYEVVIVTAAGSRDEEIQTVPLFELDRNVALNNLTSVYIPPIKEEKLLYHEFSAFRSIIRELRGPNGCPWDKKQTHQSLKQYMIEECYELLEAIDEEDTDHMIEELGDVLLQVLLHAQIGEDEGYFTIDDVIKGISEKMVRRHPHVFKDVKVQDENDVLANWEDIKKAEKNTSEASLLDSVPKTLPALSKAAKLQKKAAKVGFDWEDVSDIWEKVSEEMKEFSAEISEEPHEHNLKAEFGDVLFALVNAARFYKIEPEEALAMTNDKFRRRFSYIEKTAKEQEIELADMSLEDMDKLWNEAKETERRS, encoded by the coding sequence ATGGCGGGTAATATTACAGTTGTCGGACTTGGTGCCGGAGACATGGACCAATTGACAATTGGCATACATAAGCTGCTGACGAAGGCAGATACGCTGTATGTCAGAACCAAGGATCATCCCTTAATTCAGGAGCTTGAAAAAGATACGAAGAACATCCTTTTTTTTGACGATATATATGAGAAACACGACCAATTCGATGCCGTATATGAAGAAATTGCTGATATCCTCTTTGAAGCGGCGCAGGAAGAGGACGTGGTTTATGCTGTGCCGGGACACCCTTTTGTTGCGGAAAAAACAGTACAGCTGCTGACGGATCGGCAGGAAGAGAAAAACGTGCAAGTAAAAGTCGCAGGAGGACAAAGTTTTCTTGATGCCACATTTAACGCCCTGCAAATTGACCCGATTGAAGGCTTTCAATTTGTGGATGCCGGCACATTGTCTGCGGATGAGCTTGAGCTCAGACATCACCTGATCATTTGTCAGGTTTACGACCAAATGACGGCTTCTGAAGTCAAGCTGACATTGATGGAGAAGCTGCCTGATGATTATGAGGTTGTGATTGTGACTGCAGCAGGAAGCCGTGACGAGGAGATCCAGACAGTGCCTTTATTTGAGCTGGACCGCAATGTCGCCTTGAATAACTTAACAAGTGTGTATATTCCGCCGATTAAAGAAGAGAAGCTGCTTTATCACGAATTCTCCGCGTTCCGAAGCATCATTAGAGAGCTTCGCGGGCCTAATGGATGTCCGTGGGATAAAAAGCAGACTCATCAGTCATTAAAACAGTACATGATTGAAGAGTGTTATGAACTTCTCGAAGCAATTGACGAAGAAGACACAGACCATATGATCGAAGAGCTTGGCGACGTTTTGCTTCAGGTCTTACTTCACGCGCAAATCGGTGAAGACGAAGGTTACTTCACAATTGATGATGTCATAAAAGGAATCAGTGAAAAAATGGTCCGAAGGCATCCCCATGTGTTTAAAGATGTTAAGGTTCAGGATGAAAACGATGTTTTGGCAAATTGGGAAGACATAAAAAAAGCCGAAAAAAATACATCGGAAGCATCCTTATTAGACAGCGTGCCGAAGACCCTTCCAGCTCTTTCGAAAGCCGCTAAACTGCAGAAAAAAGCAGCAAAAGTAGGTTTTGACTGGGAAGACGTCAGTGATATTTGGGAAAAGGTAAGCGAGGAAATGAAGGAATTTTCTGCTGAGATTTCTGAAGAGCCTCATGAACACAATCTCAAGGCCGAGTTTGGCGACGTGTTGTTCGCACTGGTGAATGCAGCCCGCTTCTACAAAATAGAACCGGAGGAAGCACTGGCGATGACCAATGACAAATTCAGGAGACGGTTCTCGTATATTGAGAAAACAGCGAAGGAACAAGAAATCGAGCTGGCCGATATGTCTCTTGAGGACATGGATAAACTGTGGAATGAAGCAAAAGAAACTGAGAGGAGATCATAA
- a CDS encoding RNA-binding S4 domain-containing protein yields the protein MRLDKFLKVSRLIKRRTLAKEVADQGRISINGNQAKASSDVKAGDELKVRFGQKLVTVQVNELKDTTKKEEAANMYTILKEEKLGE from the coding sequence ATGAGATTAGATAAATTTTTGAAAGTATCACGGCTGATTAAGCGACGTACACTAGCAAAGGAAGTAGCTGACCAAGGACGAATCTCTATTAACGGAAACCAGGCAAAAGCAAGCTCTGACGTGAAAGCCGGAGATGAATTAAAGGTCCGCTTCGGCCAAAAGCTTGTAACGGTTCAAGTAAATGAGTTGAAGGACACGACGAAAAAAGAAGAAGCTGCAAACATGTATACGATTCTAAAAGAAGAAAAACTCGGCGAATAG
- the yabP gene encoding sporulation protein YabP: MNSYYDQNGSSSVPEQHDVTMKGRKHLDISGVKHVESFDNEEFLLETVMGMLSVRGQNLQMKNLDVEKGIVSIKGRVFDLVYLDEQQGDKAKGFFSKLFK; this comes from the coding sequence ATGAATTCATATTATGATCAAAACGGTTCTTCGTCTGTTCCGGAACAGCACGATGTGACAATGAAAGGCCGGAAGCATTTAGATATTTCAGGGGTTAAGCATGTGGAGAGCTTTGATAATGAAGAGTTCCTGCTGGAAACGGTGATGGGAATGCTCTCAGTCAGAGGCCAAAACCTGCAGATGAAAAATTTAGATGTGGAAAAAGGGATTGTATCTATTAAAGGCAGGGTATTTGATTTAGTGTACTTAGACGAACAACAAGGGGATAAAGCTAAAGGGTTTTTTAGCAAGTTGTTTAAATGA
- the yabQ gene encoding spore cortex biosynthesis protein YabQ has translation MTLTTQFYTMLAMSGMGLWLSASLDTYRLFVIRAKTARWLLFIHDILFWIVQGLLFFYVLLSVNEGEFRLYIFLAVLLGIATYQSLCKRIYIKTLKFVIYLAVSVYQFFKKLIQHVLFRPILWTCGAIIWLAAFLLKKTYRLIVFLLLCLYKIFMVLCFPIRFIAKQCLKLLPEKIRLTMRRYLEKGAGFLKKKKKLLITIRTTITRFLKR, from the coding sequence ATGACGCTGACGACACAATTTTATACAATGCTGGCGATGTCCGGTATGGGTCTCTGGCTTAGCGCGTCGCTTGATACATACCGGCTCTTTGTCATTCGTGCCAAAACTGCCAGATGGCTATTATTTATTCATGATATTCTTTTCTGGATTGTGCAGGGGCTGCTTTTCTTTTATGTCTTGCTTAGTGTAAATGAGGGAGAATTCAGGCTGTATATCTTTTTAGCGGTTCTGCTGGGCATTGCGACGTATCAGAGCCTTTGCAAGCGAATCTATATAAAAACACTGAAATTCGTCATTTACCTTGCAGTTTCTGTTTATCAATTCTTCAAAAAACTTATTCAGCACGTGTTATTTCGTCCTATTTTGTGGACATGCGGAGCGATTATTTGGCTAGCGGCGTTTTTATTAAAGAAAACATACCGCCTAATCGTTTTTCTTTTGTTGTGTCTATATAAAATATTTATGGTTCTGTGTTTTCCGATCCGTTTTATCGCAAAACAATGTTTGAAACTTCTTCCTGAAAAAATACGTCTAACTATGAGACGTTATTTAGAAAAAGGTGCAGGATTTCTTAAAAAGAAGAAGAAACTATTGATAACCATAAGAACGACCATTACACGTTTTTTGAAGAGATGA
- the divIC gene encoding cell division protein DivIC, which produces MNFSRERTITEIQNDYKEQVERQNQLKKRRRKGLYRRLTVFGALVFLTAIVLASSVWSQTSSLSAKEEKKEQLEKELKSLKTKQEDLKEEISKLKDEDYVTELARRDLFMSGDGEIIFNVEKKSK; this is translated from the coding sequence TTGAATTTTTCCAGGGAACGAACGATAACTGAAATACAAAATGACTATAAAGAACAGGTAGAGCGGCAAAATCAGCTGAAGAAAAGAAGACGCAAAGGGCTGTACAGGCGGTTGACTGTATTCGGCGCCCTAGTATTTCTGACGGCAATAGTGCTGGCGAGCTCTGTATGGTCCCAAACATCTTCCCTTAGCGCAAAAGAAGAAAAGAAAGAACAGCTTGAAAAAGAACTAAAAAGTTTAAAGACAAAACAAGAGGATTTAAAAGAAGAAATATCCAAATTGAAGGATGAGGATTACGTCACAGAGCTTGCCAGACGGGACTTATTCATGTCCGGAGACGGAGAAATTATCTTCAATGTGGAGAAGAAGAGCAAGTAG
- a CDS encoding S1 domain-containing RNA-binding protein gives MSIEVGSKLQGKITGITNFGAFVELPGGSTGLVHISEVADNYVKDINDHLKVGDQVEVKVINVEKDGKIGLSIKKAKDRPQARPRNDFRPKESFEQKMNKFLKDSEDRLSSLKRNTESKRGGRGARRG, from the coding sequence ATGTCGATTGAAGTTGGCAGCAAGTTGCAAGGGAAAATTACAGGTATTACAAATTTTGGAGCATTTGTTGAATTGCCTGGAGGCTCAACCGGTCTCGTTCACATCAGTGAGGTAGCTGATAACTATGTCAAAGACATTAACGATCACTTAAAAGTCGGCGACCAAGTTGAAGTGAAAGTCATCAACGTTGAAAAAGACGGGAAAATTGGTTTATCTATTAAAAAAGCTAAAGACCGTCCGCAAGCCAGACCTAGAAATGATTTCCGTCCGAAAGAATCTTTTGAACAGAAAATGAATAAGTTTTTAAAAGACAGCGAAGATCGCTTGTCATCTTTAAAACGCAATACGGAATCAAAACGTGGAGGGCGCGGAGCAAGAAGAGGATAA
- the spoIIE gene encoding stage II sporulation protein E → MEKAERRVNGPMAGQALEKLQSFFNRGAKLVTHHLHSLFFYKGFIYVVIGFLLGRAFILSEVLPFALPFFGAMLLIRRDKALYAVLAVLAGALTISPKHSLLILAALLAFFVCSKVAAFITDDRVKALPIVVFFSMAAARAGFVYAQNGVFTTYDYVMAVVEAGLSFILTLIFLQSLPIFTVKKVKQSLKIEEIICFMILIASVLTGLAGLSYQGMQAEHILARYVVLSFSFIGGASIGCTVGVVTGLILGLANIGNLYQMSLLAFSGLLGGLLKEGKKAGAAIGLIVGSLLISLYGEGSAGLMTTLYESLIAVGLFLLTPQSITKKVARYIPGTVEHLQEQQQYARKIRDVTAQKVDQFSNVFHALSESFATFYQASDEPEDDSEVDLFLSKITEHSCQTCYKKNRCWVQNFDKTYDLMKQVMLETEEKEYASNRRLKKEFHQYCSKSKQVEELIEDELAHHHAHLTLKKKVQDSRRLVAEQLLGVSEVMADFSREIKREREQHFLQEEQIIEALQHFGIEIQHVEIYSLEQGNIDIEMTIPFSGHGESEKIIAPMLSDILEEQILVKAEQHSPHPNVYSHVAFGSTKSYRVSTGAAHAAKGGGLVSGDSYSMIELGARKYAAAISDGMGNGARAHFESNETIKLLEKILESGIDEKIAIKTINSILSLRTTDEIYSTLDLSIIDLQDASCKFLKVGSTPSFIKRGDQVMKVQASNLPIGIINEFDVEVVSEQLKAGDLLIMMSDGIFEGPKHVENHDLWMKRKMKGLKTDDPQEIADLLMEEVIRTRSGQIEDDMTVVVVRIDHNTPKWASIPVPAIFQNKQEIS, encoded by the coding sequence ATGGAAAAAGCAGAAAGAAGAGTGAACGGGCCAATGGCGGGACAAGCTTTGGAAAAACTCCAATCGTTTTTTAACAGGGGCGCGAAGCTAGTGACTCATCATTTGCATTCACTGTTTTTCTATAAAGGGTTCATTTATGTCGTCATTGGATTTTTGCTTGGACGTGCTTTCATATTATCCGAGGTGCTTCCTTTCGCACTTCCTTTCTTTGGAGCGATGCTTCTTATCAGAAGAGACAAGGCGCTTTATGCGGTGCTGGCTGTGCTTGCGGGTGCGCTGACCATTTCTCCGAAGCACTCATTGCTCATACTAGCGGCTTTGCTGGCATTCTTCGTATGTTCTAAAGTGGCCGCCTTCATCACCGACGATCGCGTGAAAGCACTCCCGATTGTCGTGTTTTTCTCCATGGCTGCAGCAAGAGCCGGATTTGTGTACGCTCAAAATGGCGTGTTTACAACCTATGATTATGTAATGGCTGTGGTTGAAGCTGGACTATCCTTTATTTTGACGCTGATTTTCCTTCAGAGCCTTCCGATTTTTACCGTGAAAAAAGTTAAACAATCATTGAAAATAGAAGAAATTATTTGCTTTATGATCCTAATTGCTTCCGTTCTGACAGGGCTTGCCGGCTTGTCCTACCAAGGTATGCAGGCAGAACATATATTGGCACGTTATGTTGTGTTGAGTTTTTCCTTTATTGGCGGTGCAAGCATTGGCTGTACTGTTGGTGTCGTGACAGGTCTGATTCTTGGTTTGGCGAATATCGGAAATCTCTATCAAATGAGTCTGCTCGCTTTTTCCGGTTTATTAGGCGGTTTGCTGAAGGAAGGGAAAAAAGCGGGCGCAGCAATCGGGCTGATCGTTGGATCACTTCTTATTTCTTTATATGGTGAAGGCTCTGCCGGTCTGATGACAACACTCTATGAGTCATTAATCGCAGTCGGCCTGTTTTTGCTTACACCTCAATCAATTACAAAGAAAGTGGCGAGATATATTCCGGGAACTGTAGAGCATCTTCAGGAGCAGCAGCAATATGCAAGGAAAATCAGAGATGTCACTGCTCAAAAGGTAGACCAGTTCTCCAATGTATTCCATGCGCTGTCTGAAAGCTTTGCCACCTTTTATCAAGCATCAGACGAACCGGAAGATGACAGCGAAGTTGATCTGTTTTTAAGCAAAATCACAGAGCATTCCTGCCAGACGTGTTACAAGAAAAACAGGTGCTGGGTACAGAACTTTGATAAAACATATGACTTAATGAAACAAGTTATGCTTGAAACAGAAGAAAAAGAATATGCATCAAACCGAAGGCTGAAAAAAGAGTTTCATCAGTATTGTTCTAAATCAAAGCAGGTTGAAGAGCTGATTGAGGACGAACTAGCACATCACCATGCCCATTTGACACTTAAGAAAAAAGTGCAGGACAGCAGACGTTTAGTTGCTGAACAGCTTTTAGGTGTTTCTGAAGTCATGGCAGACTTTTCTCGGGAAATAAAAAGAGAGCGAGAACAGCACTTTCTGCAGGAAGAACAAATCATAGAGGCGCTTCAGCATTTCGGAATCGAGATTCAGCATGTGGAGATCTATAGTCTTGAGCAAGGAAACATCGATATTGAAATGACCATTCCGTTCAGCGGACATGGAGAAAGTGAAAAAATTATTGCCCCTATGCTTTCTGATATTTTGGAAGAACAAATTCTTGTGAAAGCCGAACAGCACTCCCCGCATCCAAATGTGTACAGTCATGTAGCCTTTGGATCAACAAAATCATACAGGGTATCTACAGGTGCCGCTCACGCTGCGAAGGGCGGCGGCCTTGTCTCCGGCGACAGCTACAGCATGATAGAGCTTGGGGCCAGAAAATATGCTGCGGCAATTAGTGACGGTATGGGCAATGGTGCAAGGGCGCACTTCGAAAGCAATGAAACGATCAAGCTTCTTGAGAAAATCCTTGAATCCGGCATTGATGAAAAAATAGCAATTAAAACGATCAACAGCATACTGTCCCTAAGGACAACTGACGAGATATATTCCACGCTTGACCTATCTATTATCGATCTTCAAGATGCCAGCTGTAAATTTTTGAAGGTCGGTTCGACGCCTAGCTTTATCAAACGGGGCGACCAGGTAATGAAAGTTCAAGCGAGCAATCTGCCAATCGGTATTATTAATGAATTCGATGTGGAGGTTGTGAGTGAGCAGCTGAAAGCGGGCGACCTCTTGATTATGATGAGTGACGGCATTTTTGAGGGCCCTAAGCATGTGGAAAATCATGATTTATGGATGAAACGCAAAATGAAGGGATTAAAAACAGATGACCCGCAGGAGATTGCCGATTTGCTCATGGAGGAAGTCATTCGCACGAGATCCGGCCAAATTGAGGATGATATGACAGTTGTTGTCGTCCGGATTGACCACAATACACCGAAGTGGGCATCCATTCCTGTTCCGGCCATTTTTCAAAACAAACAAGAAATTTCATAA
- a CDS encoding VWA domain-containing protein — MNNGHLNQILLITDGCSNHGEDPLAMAAYAKEQGITVNVIGIMEENQIDPEAMKEVEGIALAGGGVHQVVYASQLSHTVQMVTKKAMTQTLQGVVNQELKQILGKNVEMEELSPEKRGEVMEVVDELGETVHLQVLVLVDTSASMAPKLPTVKEALIDLSVSLNSRIGNNEFAMCIFPGKNQEVELVLNWTPKLQSLSTLFAKLSTGGITPTGPAIREATLQFEKIRSRRSMLADDERRFDEFGM; from the coding sequence GTGAATAACGGACATTTAAATCAAATTTTGCTGATAACGGATGGCTGCTCGAATCATGGGGAAGACCCGCTTGCAATGGCTGCTTATGCTAAAGAACAGGGGATTACGGTAAACGTCATTGGTATAATGGAAGAAAACCAAATTGATCCTGAAGCGATGAAGGAAGTCGAAGGGATTGCGCTTGCCGGAGGCGGCGTGCATCAAGTCGTTTATGCATCTCAGCTTTCACATACCGTGCAAATGGTAACAAAAAAAGCGATGACGCAAACCTTACAAGGTGTAGTCAATCAAGAGCTGAAACAAATCCTCGGAAAGAATGTGGAGATGGAGGAGCTTTCACCGGAAAAACGCGGTGAAGTCATGGAAGTGGTAGACGAGCTTGGAGAAACGGTTCATCTTCAGGTTTTGGTTCTTGTTGATACAAGTGCAAGTATGGCGCCTAAGCTTCCAACTGTAAAAGAGGCGTTGATTGATTTGTCTGTCAGCCTCAATTCCCGAATCGGGAATAACGAATTTGCGATGTGTATATTTCCCGGGAAAAACCAAGAGGTTGAGCTTGTGCTGAACTGGACACCGAAGCTGCAATCTCTTTCCACGCTCTTTGCAAAGCTGTCTACAGGGGGCATCACCCCAACAGGTCCGGCGATACGCGAAGCGACACTGCAGTTTGAAAAAATTCGCTCAAGAAGGAGCATGCTGGCAGATGATGAACGACGCTTTGACGAGTTTGGCATGTAG